The following are from one region of the Salicibibacter kimchii genome:
- a CDS encoding SA1362 family protein — MANAVRHPVIIVILGLAALGLIYQLANNPGGFFIGLVITALIAVGLYFLLTRLVLPRRSGMTSNYRKALKQSKQRQKQKKVARGNHRKKRRHLKVINGNRKK, encoded by the coding sequence ATGGCGAATGCTGTCCGGCACCCGGTGATCATCGTGATTTTGGGATTAGCGGCGCTCGGTCTTATTTACCAACTCGCCAACAATCCGGGCGGTTTTTTCATCGGACTCGTCATTACCGCGTTGATCGCCGTCGGTCTCTATTTTTTATTAACACGCTTGGTATTGCCGAGACGAAGCGGCATGACCAGCAATTATCGCAAAGCGTTAAAACAGAGCAAGCAGCGGCAAAAGCAAAAAAAAGTCGCGAGAGGCAACCACCGCAAGAAAAGAAGGCACTTAAAAGTAATCAACGGCAATCGAAAAAAATAA
- a CDS encoding DUF1385 domain-containing protein, whose product MSQQNQKPAYGGQAIIEGVMFAGKRMTVSAIRRKNNAIEYYEERKVNRPVLQKLKKIPFVRGTVALIEAASVGNKHLNYSSDRLDVHPDDDGEIESAEKSSTLAMIFGVAAVGVFAFLFGNILFTAIPVFIAELFSPIFPGHVAQNLLEGFFKFLILVGYIYLITFMPLIKRVFQYHGAEHKVINAYEAGKPLTIENVQEHSRLHYRCGSSFMLFTVIIGVMIYLLVPFDNVIERVVHRLLLIPVVLGVSYEVLQGTNKLRNIPVLKWLGLPGLWLQLLTTKQPKDDQVEVSISSFEKMLEREKELEDEKKVGGRIV is encoded by the coding sequence TTGAGTCAGCAAAACCAAAAGCCTGCATATGGCGGACAAGCAATCATCGAAGGCGTAATGTTTGCCGGCAAGCGAATGACCGTTTCCGCTATCCGCAGAAAAAATAATGCCATTGAATATTATGAAGAACGTAAGGTTAACCGTCCGGTCCTGCAAAAGCTTAAAAAAATTCCGTTTGTAAGAGGAACCGTTGCCTTGATTGAAGCTGCTTCCGTTGGCAATAAACACCTCAATTATTCCTCTGATCGCTTGGACGTCCACCCCGATGACGATGGAGAAATCGAATCGGCAGAAAAAAGTTCAACATTAGCCATGATCTTTGGAGTTGCCGCTGTAGGTGTATTTGCCTTTCTGTTCGGCAATATTCTATTTACCGCGATTCCCGTGTTTATTGCGGAATTGTTTTCCCCTATTTTTCCGGGCCACGTAGCTCAGAACTTGCTCGAAGGGTTTTTTAAGTTTCTCATTCTCGTCGGCTACATTTACTTGATCACATTTATGCCGCTGATCAAACGTGTGTTTCAATACCACGGGGCCGAACACAAAGTGATCAATGCCTATGAAGCGGGGAAACCGTTGACCATTGAAAACGTTCAGGAACATTCCCGGCTCCATTATCGCTGTGGCAGCAGTTTCATGCTTTTTACTGTTATCATCGGCGTGATGATCTATCTCCTCGTCCCTTTTGACAATGTGATTGAACGGGTCGTCCATCGCCTCCTGCTGATCCCCGTTGTATTGGGCGTTTCTTATGAGGTACTCCAGGGAACGAACAAATTGAGAAACATCCCTGTGCTAAAGTGGCTGGGCCTTCCGGGTTTATGGCTGCAGTTGCTTACGACCAAACAGCCAAAGGATGATCAAGTGGAAGTCTCCATCTCTTCGTTTGAAAAAATGCTGGAACGTGAAAAAGAACTGGAAGACGAGAAAAAGGTTGGCGGCCGTATCGTTTAA
- the spoIIIAF gene encoding stage III sporulation protein AF has protein sequence MTTLIVFLLIAVILELLLPTSTMKRYADLILGLIMMILILQPVFDLLNREPETWFDWGDFQVTEGVDEMEIAIDEKKSEIQASHDAYISEQVGARLGREAEQALEDDFNLGIKEISAATDTELEVAVVVGEVDEQEAETVAVQPVDEISTDDATETADHTRTGEDRETEEVRARLAEVWQIEESNIDVSLEEEGLNE, from the coding sequence ATAACGACGTTAATCGTCTTTTTGCTCATTGCTGTCATTCTTGAACTATTGTTGCCGACATCTACGATGAAACGATATGCGGATTTGATCCTCGGTTTAATAATGATGATTTTAATATTGCAACCGGTGTTTGATTTGCTAAACCGGGAGCCGGAGACATGGTTCGATTGGGGGGATTTTCAAGTGACGGAAGGGGTCGATGAAATGGAAATTGCCATTGATGAGAAGAAAAGTGAAATACAAGCGAGTCATGATGCATATATTTCTGAACAAGTAGGTGCTCGTCTTGGCAGGGAGGCTGAACAGGCGTTGGAAGATGACTTTAACCTTGGCATAAAAGAGATTTCGGCAGCCACGGATACCGAATTGGAAGTCGCTGTGGTTGTCGGAGAAGTAGACGAGCAGGAAGCTGAAACGGTTGCCGTTCAGCCTGTGGACGAAATATCCACGGATGATGCAACCGAAACTGCCGATCACACGCGTACAGGAGAAGATCGTGAGACCGAGGAGGTGCGTGCACGTCTTGCTGAAGTATGGCAAATCGAGGAAAGCAACATTGACGTCAGCCTGGAGGAGGAGGGGCTGAATGAGTGA
- a CDS encoding patatin-like phospholipase family protein, with protein MFIDGVFAGGGVKGFAFIGALEELEKRKFRFKRVAGTSAGALVASLIMAGYTSEELNDVMEELDPETLLDPTPWTRHFPLLLKWAGVYWGLGLYKGNRLEEWLGEKLAAKGIRTFNDLPKKSLRIVASDLTRGQLLVIPDDLHVYGILPETFPIARAVRMSCSLPYFFQPVKLFDKNGEAAMIVDGGILSNFPMWLFQREERVKRPLLGFQLNPEPNDTKNTIGNALELYSSVFETMQKGRDARYVEKHKQENVVFIPVNRIKTTSFSLTKEDRKRLVQLGREETQKYLKSWSG; from the coding sequence GTGTTCATTGACGGTGTATTTGCGGGCGGAGGAGTGAAAGGATTCGCCTTTATCGGTGCTTTGGAAGAACTCGAAAAGCGCAAATTTAGATTCAAACGTGTCGCCGGTACGAGCGCCGGGGCTCTAGTTGCCAGTTTGATTATGGCGGGGTACACGAGCGAGGAATTAAATGATGTTATGGAAGAATTGGACCCGGAAACCTTATTGGACCCAACTCCCTGGACGCGACATTTTCCGTTGTTGTTAAAATGGGCGGGGGTCTATTGGGGACTGGGTTTATATAAAGGCAACCGCTTGGAAGAGTGGCTTGGAGAAAAATTGGCGGCGAAAGGCATTCGCACATTTAACGATTTACCGAAAAAATCGTTGCGGATTGTAGCTTCGGATTTAACGAGGGGCCAGTTGCTCGTTATTCCCGATGATCTGCATGTGTATGGGATCCTCCCCGAGACATTTCCCATTGCGCGAGCGGTGCGCATGAGCTGTAGTTTGCCGTATTTTTTCCAGCCGGTAAAACTTTTTGATAAAAACGGGGAAGCGGCGATGATCGTAGATGGCGGCATTTTAAGCAATTTTCCCATGTGGCTTTTTCAGAGAGAAGAGCGGGTGAAGCGCCCTCTCCTTGGTTTTCAATTGAACCCGGAGCCCAATGATACGAAAAATACGATCGGAAACGCCCTGGAACTTTACAGCTCTGTGTTTGAGACGATGCAAAAAGGCCGCGATGCCCGCTACGTGGAAAAACATAAGCAAGAAAACGTTGTTTTTATCCCCGTGAATCGTATAAAAACAACGTCCTTTTCCCTCACAAAAGAAGATCGAAAGCGGCTCGTCCAGCTTGGGAGAGAAGAAACACAAAAGTATTTAAAAAGTTGGAGCGGATAA
- a CDS encoding Asp23/Gls24 family envelope stress response protein, producing the protein MSEYQMLDIEEQENDLGKVEISPEVIEVIAGLAASELEGVAALRGNIATDVAERFGRKNHGKGVKVELGNDGVVIDVSIVVHYGISVPDVANQVQRNIQQALETMTSIAMDTINVHVVGIYFEQPEEQQGQMEQTTE; encoded by the coding sequence ATGAGCGAATATCAAATGCTCGATATCGAAGAACAGGAAAATGATTTGGGAAAAGTGGAAATATCCCCGGAAGTGATTGAAGTGATTGCCGGGCTTGCCGCATCTGAATTAGAGGGCGTTGCAGCGTTGCGCGGAAATATAGCGACGGATGTCGCTGAGCGTTTTGGCAGAAAAAACCACGGGAAAGGTGTAAAGGTAGAGCTTGGAAACGACGGTGTCGTCATTGATGTTTCCATCGTTGTCCATTATGGAATATCTGTCCCCGACGTTGCCAATCAAGTGCAGCGAAACATTCAGCAGGCATTGGAAACAATGACTTCCATCGCGATGGATACGATCAATGTTCACGTAGTGGGAATTTATTTCGAACAACCGGAAGAACAACAAGGTCAAATGGAACAAACGACCGAGTAA
- the spoIIIAC gene encoding stage III sporulation protein AC — protein MGYDVDTIFQIAGIGIVVAMIHTVLKQMGKEDWAQWVTLIGFVVVLYMVATIVDDLFQRIRGIFLFIG, from the coding sequence GTGGGATATGATGTGGACACGATTTTTCAAATTGCAGGCATCGGCATCGTCGTTGCCATGATTCACACCGTTTTAAAACAAATGGGCAAAGAGGACTGGGCACAATGGGTTACTCTGATCGGGTTTGTCGTGGTGCTCTACATGGTCGCTACCATTGTGGACGATCTTTTCCAAAGAATCCGTGGCATCTTTCTTTTTATAGGGTAG
- the spoIIIAG gene encoding stage III sporulation protein AG has product MSEEKPSFSKWLPSADGSRKFRWYYLGGLLVVGILFMFIGTSGGDEEEELGGTPSSLSGLNEDRGEADVLDHDTEGDANQQHNFGDIAALERAYANQLERALESINRLSGVDIVVNLEASESKVYEKDTTSREQITDETDTEGGSRTLEEGTDEETLVLIQEGDAEQPLLIRTEKPDVTGVLVVAEGVEELDLKESVIEAVTRTLDVPAHRVSVLSKQ; this is encoded by the coding sequence ATGAGTGAAGAAAAACCATCATTTTCCAAATGGTTGCCGTCCGCGGATGGTTCTCGAAAATTTCGTTGGTATTATTTGGGTGGATTGCTTGTTGTTGGCATACTATTTATGTTTATTGGTACGAGCGGAGGTGATGAAGAGGAAGAACTCGGTGGAACTCCTTCCTCCTTATCCGGTCTGAATGAGGATCGAGGGGAAGCGGACGTTCTCGATCATGATACAGAGGGTGATGCTAATCAGCAACACAACTTTGGAGATATTGCAGCGCTTGAACGCGCGTATGCCAATCAATTGGAAAGGGCGCTCGAATCCATAAACAGACTATCCGGCGTTGACATCGTTGTAAACCTGGAAGCTTCGGAAAGCAAAGTGTACGAAAAAGACACGACCAGCCGAGAACAAATAACGGACGAGACCGATACGGAAGGTGGCTCGCGCACGTTGGAGGAAGGAACGGACGAAGAAACACTCGTCCTCATCCAAGAAGGAGATGCGGAACAACCTTTGCTCATTCGTACGGAGAAACCCGACGTCACCGGAGTTCTTGTCGTTGCCGAGGGGGTTGAAGAACTTGATCTTAAAGAATCCGTGATCGAGGCTGTGACCCGGACACTGGATGTTCCCGCCCACCGTGTATCAGTACTATCTAAACAGTAA
- the spoIIIAE gene encoding stage III sporulation protein AE, whose product MKKQWTMLFLIVILISAPFVVSAEEDAEREQGLSIEDEENVPSAEEMLDEQMDEQMDRLGLSEIETFWEDIRTEYESFLPESQRGELSDFIQGERQFNPADWGQAFLRFIFHEITSNLALLGTLLLLTVFTMVLRALQNAFEHAAVSKIAYSVTFTVLIIIAMNSFYVAMSYAQEAVQSMVTFLMALLPMLLSLLAITGAASSAALFHPLIIVLVNTSGLLIDRLVLPLLFVSALLSVISTMSEKFQLSKLAALIRNAAMAILGAFLTVFLAAVSVQGATAAVTDGITVRTAKYIAGNFVPVVGRMFTDATDTVIGASLLLKNTVGVAGLAILFVIIAFPALKILALAIIFQLSAAVMQPLGGGPLGTCLSLFAKTVLFMFAAVAVVSLMFFLAITIIITSGNLSLMVR is encoded by the coding sequence ATGAAAAAGCAATGGACAATGTTGTTCTTGATCGTCATCTTGATAAGCGCTCCTTTCGTTGTATCAGCGGAAGAGGATGCCGAAAGGGAACAAGGATTGTCCATCGAAGACGAAGAGAACGTGCCGTCGGCCGAGGAAATGCTCGATGAACAAATGGACGAGCAGATGGATAGGCTTGGACTTTCGGAGATTGAAACATTCTGGGAAGATATTCGCACGGAATACGAATCGTTTTTGCCTGAAAGCCAACGTGGAGAATTGAGTGACTTCATCCAAGGGGAGAGGCAGTTCAATCCTGCCGATTGGGGACAAGCTTTTCTTCGTTTTATTTTCCACGAAATTACCTCGAATTTGGCGTTGCTTGGCACATTGTTGCTTTTGACCGTTTTCACTATGGTATTGCGCGCGTTGCAAAATGCGTTTGAACATGCAGCCGTCAGTAAAATCGCCTACAGCGTTACGTTTACGGTACTTATCATTATTGCGATGAATAGCTTCTATGTGGCCATGTCTTACGCCCAGGAAGCGGTACAAAGCATGGTGACTTTCTTGATGGCCCTCTTGCCGATGCTCCTGTCTCTGTTGGCTATCACCGGTGCCGCATCATCTGCTGCCTTGTTTCATCCATTAATCATCGTTCTTGTCAATACGAGCGGGTTATTAATCGATCGTCTCGTGTTGCCGCTATTATTCGTTTCGGCACTTTTGAGCGTTATTAGCACGATGAGTGAAAAATTTCAATTATCGAAACTGGCTGCACTTATTCGCAATGCGGCGATGGCAATCTTGGGGGCGTTTTTAACAGTCTTCCTGGCAGCAGTTTCCGTCCAGGGGGCAACGGCGGCCGTTACCGACGGAATTACCGTGCGTACGGCAAAATATATCGCCGGAAACTTTGTGCCGGTCGTCGGTCGCATGTTCACGGACGCGACGGATACAGTGATCGGGGCATCATTACTATTAAAAAATACAGTCGGGGTAGCCGGACTGGCGATTCTATTTGTCATCATTGCCTTTCCGGCGCTTAAGATTCTCGCCCTCGCGATTATTTTTCAACTATCAGCCGCTGTCATGCAACCGCTTGGAGGGGGGCCGCTTGGAACGTGCCTTAGTTTATTTGCGAAAACCGTGTTATTTATGTTTGCGGCCGTGGCAGTTGTTAGTTTAATGTTTTTTCTCGCGATCACAATTATTATCACATCCGGCAACTTGTCGTTAATGGTGAGGTGA
- the efp gene encoding elongation factor P, giving the protein MVSVNDFSTGLTIEVDNDIWTVVDFQHVKPGKGAAFVRSKLRSLRTGNIQDKTFRAGEKVNRAHIEKNRMQYLYADGDTHAFMNMETFEQIELSSEQIQYELNFLKDNMEVQMISYENETLGVELPNSVELAVIETEPGIKGNTVSGGSKPAKLETGYTVQVPLFINEGETLVIDTRKGEYTQRA; this is encoded by the coding sequence ATGGTATCGGTAAATGATTTCAGCACCGGACTAACGATTGAGGTTGACAACGATATTTGGACCGTTGTTGATTTTCAACACGTAAAACCGGGGAAGGGTGCAGCTTTTGTCCGCTCTAAACTGCGCAGTTTGCGTACGGGAAACATCCAGGATAAAACATTTCGCGCCGGTGAGAAAGTCAATCGGGCACATATCGAGAAAAATCGCATGCAATACCTTTATGCAGATGGCGACACTCACGCTTTTATGAACATGGAAACATTTGAACAAATCGAGCTTTCAAGTGAACAGATTCAATACGAACTTAATTTTTTAAAAGACAACATGGAAGTACAAATGATTTCCTACGAAAACGAAACGCTTGGCGTTGAGCTTCCGAATTCGGTTGAACTGGCTGTAATCGAAACGGAGCCCGGCATAAAAGGAAACACCGTCTCTGGCGGATCGAAACCGGCAAAACTTGAAACCGGGTACACCGTGCAAGTACCGTTATTTATTAATGAAGGCGAAACGCTCGTCATCGACACCCGCAAAGGGGAATACACGCAAAGAGCCTAG
- the spoIIIAB gene encoding stage III sporulation protein SpoIIIAB, which translates to MRWLGALLVLVSLTAVGFDWARRLSGRSRQIRQLSTALQMLEAEVMYGHTPLPVISRKLEQTLESPLSRIFATFAHVLETESTDVKEAWDRSIEWHWSSTALRHKEKEALFQFGQTLGRHGREEQRKYIQLTLAHLRSEEFEAIEDQRKYEKMAKSLGFLGGLLAIIVMI; encoded by the coding sequence GTGAGGTGGCTCGGCGCCCTTCTCGTCCTAGTATCGCTAACAGCTGTCGGATTTGACTGGGCTCGGAGGCTGTCGGGACGTTCTCGGCAAATCCGGCAGCTCTCGACAGCTTTACAAATGTTGGAAGCAGAAGTGATGTATGGACATACACCGCTACCGGTTATTTCCCGAAAGTTGGAACAGACATTGGAATCGCCACTTTCCCGGATCTTTGCCACCTTTGCACACGTTTTAGAAACAGAAAGCACGGATGTGAAGGAGGCTTGGGATCGAAGCATTGAATGGCATTGGTCTTCAACCGCTTTACGCCACAAAGAGAAAGAAGCGCTTTTCCAGTTCGGACAAACGCTTGGCCGGCACGGGCGCGAAGAACAGCGCAAATATATTCAACTCACACTTGCCCATTTGCGTTCCGAGGAATTTGAAGCCATTGAAGATCAACGAAAATATGAAAAAATGGCGAAATCATTGGGTTTTCTCGGAGGATTACTCGCCATCATTGTCATGATTTGA
- the spoIIIAD gene encoding stage III sporulation protein AD yields the protein MSAEMIQIVGIGLISVFLAMIVKEQKPAFAFLLTLFVGAMIFLFLLDHIVTAFQLIETLANEANINMVYLETMLKIIGIAYIAEFGAQIARDADQGAIAQKIELAGKVLIVVMAIPIFNVLIETVISLIPG from the coding sequence ATGTCCGCAGAAATGATTCAAATCGTTGGAATCGGCCTTATTTCTGTATTTCTGGCAATGATCGTTAAAGAACAAAAGCCGGCGTTTGCTTTTTTATTAACGTTATTTGTCGGTGCGATGATTTTTCTTTTTTTGCTCGATCATATCGTAACCGCTTTTCAACTGATTGAAACATTGGCAAATGAAGCGAATATCAACATGGTTTACCTTGAGACGATGCTTAAAATTATCGGGATTGCCTACATTGCAGAATTTGGAGCACAAATTGCCAGGGATGCGGATCAAGGAGCGATTGCACAAAAAATAGAGCTTGCCGGGAAGGTTCTGATCGTTGTGATGGCGATCCCTATATTTAACGTTTTAATTGAAACGGTCATTTCCTTGATTCCGGGGTGA
- a CDS encoding YqhR family membrane protein: MKENRKEPKGIPFAVKVLITGLFGGLLWGSIWYAAYFFNFTDVGPSLFWMAWSLGDWEEQMVGQWAAVGIFSLLSVAVAFFYRYVLARIKGMWMGFFFGIILWILVFFVANPLFAELEPLLEMEGITVVTTLCLFIMYGLFIGYSISYEYELLEFERKYGRN; the protein is encoded by the coding sequence ATGAAGGAAAACCGTAAAGAACCGAAAGGGATTCCCTTTGCCGTAAAAGTGTTGATTACCGGTCTTTTCGGAGGCTTGTTATGGGGTTCCATTTGGTATGCTGCTTACTTTTTCAATTTTACCGATGTGGGGCCTTCGCTCTTTTGGATGGCTTGGTCATTGGGCGATTGGGAGGAGCAAATGGTTGGCCAATGGGCGGCTGTCGGTATATTTTCGCTTTTGTCCGTTGCTGTTGCGTTTTTTTACCGGTACGTTCTTGCCCGTATAAAAGGAATGTGGATGGGTTTTTTCTTTGGGATCATTTTATGGATCCTCGTTTTCTTCGTTGCGAACCCTCTATTCGCTGAATTGGAGCCGCTTCTTGAAATGGAAGGAATTACGGTTGTGACTACCCTTTGCTTATTCATTATGTATGGCTTGTTTATCGGCTACTCTATTTCCTACGAATACGAGTTGTTAGAATTTGAGCGCAAGTACGGAAGAAATTAA
- the spoIIIAA gene encoding stage III sporulation protein AA has protein sequence MPYTQKENTIVSKQTIVALVPGRFKENIRVALRSYDLEEIRFRVNRPPELVYRNDAYFMGAETLSTNDAEFIMNQLSQHSLYAFEEELRNGFLTLAGGHRVGLGGETIVENGMVKTLKHVRSFNVRITRQMNGVAGRYLTDLFHGQWRNTLIVGPPQSGKTTLLRDIARTASYGQQAKQMTPIPPRKVAIADERSEIAAAFEGVPQHDLGPRTDVLDRCPKAEGMMMLVRAMSPDLLIVDEIGSERDKSALREAMNAGVSVICSAHGRTVEDMEDRALLRTSSGRPLFDRLLLLDGNKRGKLIIPKKVSV, from the coding sequence ATGCCCTATACGCAAAAGGAAAATACCATTGTTTCAAAACAAACGATTGTTGCCCTTGTTCCCGGGCGATTCAAAGAAAATATTCGAGTTGCTTTACGGTCATATGATCTGGAAGAAATTCGTTTTCGCGTGAACCGCCCACCTGAACTTGTTTATCGAAACGACGCTTATTTTATGGGTGCCGAAACGCTATCAACAAATGATGCAGAATTTATCATGAATCAGTTAAGCCAACATTCCTTATACGCCTTTGAAGAAGAATTGCGCAACGGTTTTCTTACGTTGGCCGGGGGTCATCGAGTGGGACTGGGCGGGGAGACGATCGTGGAAAATGGAATGGTGAAAACATTAAAACATGTACGATCCTTTAATGTACGGATCACGCGGCAAATGAACGGCGTTGCCGGTCGTTATCTCACAGACTTGTTTCACGGGCAATGGCGGAATACGTTAATTGTTGGTCCGCCTCAATCAGGAAAAACAACGCTTTTGCGTGATATTGCCCGTACGGCCAGTTATGGTCAGCAAGCAAAACAAATGACTCCAATCCCACCACGGAAAGTGGCCATTGCTGATGAACGTTCGGAAATTGCCGCTGCATTTGAAGGAGTGCCGCAACATGATCTCGGGCCGCGAACCGATGTGTTGGATCGTTGCCCGAAAGCCGAAGGAATGATGATGCTTGTCAGAGCGATGAGCCCCGATCTACTCATCGTTGATGAAATCGGGAGTGAACGTGATAAATCAGCGTTACGGGAAGCGATGAACGCCGGGGTTTCGGTCATTTGTAGTGCCCACGGGCGCACGGTTGAAGATATGGAAGACCGAGCGCTCCTTCGGACATCGTCCGGTCGTCCGCTTTTTGATCGCTTGCTTCTCCTCGACGGAAACAAACGCGGGAAGCTCATCATCCCAAAGAAGGTGAGCGTGTGA
- a CDS encoding M24 family metallopeptidase: MKCLELVRTQLEQEGIDALLVESPTNRRYITNFTGTAGAALITAHDAFFVTDFRYVEQAKSQCEDFTVVQHENEMSKEINKLFKTENVSSVGFEKAYTTYEKYERYQEAFDVKLVPVAGIIENLRLFKSNDELKTMQKAADIADAAFEHIVTYIKPGIREREIANELEFFMRNLGAEASSFDIIVASGERGARPHGVASNKQVENGDMITMDFGAYYEGYCSDMTRTVAVGEPSDELQHVYDTVLKAQLKSLEHIKAGMTGIEADAIARDYIYAEGYEGYFGHGLGHGLGMDVHEEPRLSPKGNLQLEPGMVVTVEPGIYLPGKGGVRIEDDIVITEDGNERLTLSDKSLKRIEP; the protein is encoded by the coding sequence ATGAAGTGTCTCGAACTGGTTCGTACGCAGTTGGAACAGGAAGGCATTGACGCCCTTCTAGTGGAAAGCCCGACAAACAGAAGGTATATAACGAATTTTACGGGAACGGCAGGAGCCGCACTGATTACTGCCCATGATGCTTTCTTTGTCACGGATTTTCGGTACGTTGAACAGGCAAAAAGTCAATGCGAAGATTTTACGGTCGTTCAGCATGAGAACGAGATGAGCAAAGAAATAAATAAACTCTTCAAAACGGAAAATGTATCTTCCGTCGGATTTGAAAAAGCGTATACCACGTATGAAAAATACGAGAGGTATCAAGAGGCTTTTGACGTAAAACTTGTCCCGGTTGCCGGGATCATCGAAAACCTTCGTTTGTTTAAAAGCAACGACGAGTTAAAAACGATGCAAAAAGCCGCGGATATTGCCGATGCCGCCTTTGAACATATTGTTACGTACATAAAGCCCGGTATCCGTGAACGCGAGATCGCCAACGAGCTTGAATTTTTTATGCGAAATCTCGGAGCTGAAGCTTCCTCCTTTGACATCATCGTCGCTTCCGGTGAGCGTGGCGCACGCCCGCACGGGGTTGCGAGCAACAAACAGGTAGAAAATGGCGATATGATTACGATGGATTTTGGCGCTTATTATGAAGGGTATTGTTCCGATATGACCCGAACCGTGGCCGTCGGGGAACCGAGCGATGAATTACAACACGTCTATGATACCGTTTTAAAGGCGCAACTCAAAAGTTTGGAACATATTAAAGCGGGCATGACAGGGATAGAAGCTGATGCCATCGCCCGGGACTACATTTATGCCGAAGGGTATGAAGGCTATTTCGGGCATGGGCTTGGCCATGGCCTCGGCATGGACGTCCATGAAGAGCCCCGTTTGTCGCCGAAAGGAAACCTGCAATTAGAACCCGGAATGGTCGTTACGGTTGAGCCGGGGATCTATCTCCCGGGCAAAGGAGGCGTCCGGATTGAAGATGACATTGTTATTACCGAAGATGGAAATGAACGACTGACGTTATCGGATAAATCATTGAAAAGGATTGAACCATAA
- a CDS encoding SpoIIIAH-like family protein has protein sequence MKKQTVWLLTMLSLVAVLGVYFFTPDGPAEHETALVSDEGADLEEFEGDLWEQFLEENPDSSVVVEEWEEDGEPAESTEEAPVKGEEQEEPPAEEDPSSEEETNEEMEVSAGSPDSSDWFSALRIQREENRSETREHYTDVLASSDATTEEKNEAQEERERMQSIADQEHALEQKIQSQGYNEVIVMSEADEVRILVEAEELSRTEVVEINRIASEELGERPVSVGYHYDENETG, from the coding sequence TTGAAAAAACAAACGGTATGGCTGTTGACGATGCTAAGTTTAGTTGCTGTTCTCGGCGTTTACTTCTTCACACCTGATGGTCCCGCGGAGCACGAAACGGCCCTTGTCAGTGATGAGGGAGCGGACTTGGAAGAATTTGAAGGCGATCTTTGGGAACAGTTTTTGGAAGAAAACCCTGATAGTTCCGTCGTTGTAGAAGAATGGGAAGAAGACGGTGAACCTGCTGAAAGTACCGAAGAAGCACCTGTGAAGGGAGAGGAACAAGAAGAGCCGCCTGCCGAAGAAGATCCTTCTTCCGAGGAAGAAACAAACGAAGAGATGGAAGTTTCCGCGGGCTCCCCGGATAGCAGTGACTGGTTCAGTGCCTTGCGCATTCAACGTGAGGAAAATCGCAGCGAGACAAGAGAACACTACACGGACGTGCTGGCTTCCAGCGATGCAACGACAGAAGAGAAAAATGAAGCGCAGGAAGAGCGGGAAAGGATGCAATCAATCGCTGATCAAGAACATGCGCTAGAGCAAAAGATCCAATCCCAAGGCTATAACGAGGTCATCGTCATGAGTGAAGCGGATGAAGTTCGGATTCTTGTTGAAGCGGAAGAGCTATCCAGAACGGAAGTCGTGGAGATTAACCGGATAGCAAGCGAAGAGCTAGGTGAACGTCCGGTTTCCGTAGGGTATCACTATGATGAAAACGAAACAGGCTAA